The Panicum virgatum strain AP13 chromosome 5K, P.virgatum_v5, whole genome shotgun sequence genome has a window encoding:
- the LOC120707817 gene encoding uncharacterized protein LOC120707817, protein MRKLNPETMKLEIGGGKEIAITEHSVWCVFQIPNAGSDPLHMTDDEARIIRRELGLQICGNAYNPRWGFSAGDILDGLNKKTLRGSLGIRAFFMCAFQSLLFSNTDAYIRLEDVKYTEDLENIGNRNWCKAVVDHFRKAARLYRKDFPEKGIMAPISGCGIFLMMLYVDNLQHGLNTNPFSLPRCAFLDTSTIDSIANMDRRQDVSSETVEFGKLMVRTHTLLAHIPFLFFFVLFSAFLFATALKTKLLFVYIHHCNLLPIHSPVR, encoded by the exons ATGCGAAAGCTGAACCCAGAAACAATGAAATTAGAGATTGGTGGTGGAAAAGAGATAGCAATCACCGAGCACAGTGTATGGTGTGTGTTCCAGATCCCCAATGCTGGAAGTGACCCACTCCATATGACGGACGATGAAGCTCGTATTATTCGGAGGGAGTTGGGATTACAAATTTGTGGTAATGCGTATAACCCAAGGTGGGGGTTCAGTGCTGGAGACATTTTGGATGGTTTGAACAAAAAGACGCTCAGAGGAAGTTTGGGGATTAGAGCGTTCTTCATGTGCGCATTCCAGTCGCTGCTATTCTCCAACACTGACGCCTACATCAGGCTGGAGGATGTAAAGTACACCGAAGATTTGGAGAACATTGGTAATAGGAACTGGTGCAAAGCAGTGGTTGATCATTTTCGGAAAGCTGCTCGTTTGTATAGAAAGGATTTCCCGGAGAAAGGTATTATGGCACCAATAAGTGGCTGTGGAATCTTCCTAATG atgctATATGTTGACAACCTGCAGCATGGATTAAATACAAACCCGTTCTCACTGCCTCGATGTGCCTTCCTCGACACGAGTACCATTGATTCTATAGCAAACATGGATCGCAGGCAAGATGTTTCCAGTGAGACTGTTGAGTTTGGGAAACTTATGGTAAGGACTCACACCCTCTTGGCACacatcccttttctttttttttttgttcttttttcagCTTTCCTTTTTGCAACTGCATTGAAGACAAAGTTGTTATTTGTGTACATACATCATTGCAATTTGTTACCCATCCATTCACCAGTTCGTTaa
- the LOC120710158 gene encoding uncharacterized protein LOC120710158, producing the protein MIYKHIGQRLKKRPKKYISPFKLSRCRPNVPLTKALALRNKIVADPALKEKVFIDFSIFCSFDGNVLLTSFADDKDGDSSVLDFTVHCLRYDDIVHKEDSVGYRVFLTTGFFCQAMSVQSIYMDDGVTETDDFKTLWQCLESEIEHYEDILKAKLVSLLLHLFNYPLATAVSLLCNWLTITCNCRQFTCNWPTIHLQLLPAYFAIGQLFFLHSHQPPTLQVICEPPLFCCCFFHYAFATVL; encoded by the exons ATGATCTATAAGCACATTGGCCAGAGGTTGAAGAAGAGGCCAAAGAAGTACATATCGCCCTTCAAACTGTCACGGTGTCGCCCGAATGTTCCATTGACTAAGGCACTTGCATTGCGGAACAAGATTGTTGCTGATCCAGCGTTGAAAGA GAAAGTTTTTATTGACTTCAGCATTTTTTGCTCTTTTGATGGGAATGTTCTACTGACCAGTTTTGCTGATGACAAAGATGGAGACTCTTCCGTACTTGACTTTACTGTGCATTGCCTTCGCTACGATGACATTGTCCACAAGGAAGACTCGGTGGGATACAGGGTGTTTTTGACAACCGGGTTCTTT TGTCAGGCAATGTCCGTTCAGAGCATCTACATGGACGATGGAGTAACCGAGACCGACGATTTCAAGACATTGTGGCAGTGCCTAGAATCAGAAATTGAGCATTATGAGGACATATTGAAGGCAAAGCTGGTTAGTTTACTTTTGCATTTGTTTAACTATCCACTTGCAACTGCTGTAAGTTTACTTTGCAATTGGTTAACTATTACTTGCAACTGCCGTCAGTTTACTTGCAATTGGCCAACTATTCACTTGCAACTGCTGCCAGCTTACTTTGCAATTGGtcaactattttttttacattcACATCAGCCCCCCACATTGCAAGTGATTTGTGAGCCACCACTTTTTTGCTGTTGCTTTTTTCACTATGCTTTTGCAACTGTTCTGTAA